From Acidihalobacter aeolianus, a single genomic window includes:
- a CDS encoding NADH-quinone oxidoreductase subunit B family protein, with amino-acid sequence MNLLWLQSGGCGGCTMSLLCADTPDLLTRLDASGIDLIWHPSLSEAGMDEALRLFEDIRSGHLRLDALCVEGSLLRGPHGTGRFHMLAGTGQPMIEWVRELAAVARYCVAVGSCAAFGGVTAGGSNPTDACGLQYDGRYPGGLLGKDYRSGAGLPAINVAGCPTHPDWVLDTLHLLARGELGADDLDDLARPRMYTDLLAHHGCPRNEFYEYKASAIEPSDLGCLMEHLGCMGTQAQADCNVRTWNGEGSCTRGGYACINCTAPEFEEPGHAFLRTPTVAGIPLGLPTDMPKAWFIALSSLAKAATPQRIKENARADHVVARPGRKPDRK; translated from the coding sequence ATGAACCTGCTATGGCTGCAGTCCGGCGGCTGCGGCGGCTGCACGATGTCGCTGCTCTGCGCCGACACGCCCGACCTGCTCACCCGGCTGGACGCCTCGGGCATCGACCTGATCTGGCATCCCTCGCTCAGCGAAGCGGGAATGGACGAGGCCCTGCGGCTGTTCGAGGACATTCGCTCCGGCCACCTGCGGCTGGACGCGCTGTGCGTCGAGGGTTCGCTGCTGCGCGGCCCGCACGGCACCGGGCGCTTCCACATGCTCGCCGGCACCGGGCAGCCGATGATCGAGTGGGTGCGCGAGCTCGCCGCGGTGGCGCGCTACTGCGTGGCCGTCGGCAGCTGCGCCGCCTTCGGCGGAGTCACCGCGGGCGGCTCCAACCCCACGGACGCCTGCGGCCTGCAGTACGATGGGCGTTACCCCGGCGGGCTGCTGGGCAAGGACTACCGTTCCGGCGCCGGCCTGCCGGCGATCAACGTCGCCGGCTGCCCCACCCATCCGGACTGGGTGCTGGACACGCTGCACCTGCTCGCGCGCGGCGAACTCGGCGCGGACGATCTGGACGACCTGGCACGCCCGCGCATGTATACCGATCTCCTGGCCCACCACGGCTGCCCGCGCAACGAGTTCTACGAATACAAGGCCAGCGCCATCGAGCCCTCGGACCTCGGCTGCCTGATGGAGCACCTGGGCTGCATGGGCACGCAGGCGCAGGCGGACTGCAACGTGCGCACCTGGAACGGCGAGGGTTCGTGCACCCGGGGCGGCTACGCGTGCATCAACTGCACCGCGCCCGAGTTCGAAGAGCCGGGCCACGCCTTCCTGCGCACGCCGACCGTGGCCGGCATCCCGCTCGGCCTGCCCACCGACATGCCCAAGGCCTGGTTCATCGCGCTCAGCTCGCTGGCCAAGGCGGCCACACCGCAGCGCATCAAGGAAAACGCCCGCGCGGATCACGTCGTCGCCCGCCCCGGGCGCAAGCCGGACAGGAAATAG
- a CDS encoding nickel-dependent hydrogenase large subunit has protein sequence MQLDVGDGQVDAAWVNSPLYRGFEQILLGKIPDDALVYAPRVCGICSVSQSVAAAFALGDAYRAETPPNGVLALDLIHAAENLIDHLTHFYLFFMPDFARPEYTAQPWHADIHARFRAIEGSAAPEFLQARTAFMHLMGLLAGKWPHSLAIQPGGCTRAVSARERLHLGNIVGAFRRFLEQRVFAAPLDEIVALDGRDALLHWQAAQAGQPGDLARFLALGEALELHTLGRAADRFMSFGAYREADGAPLFARGVWRDGGLDSLDVDGIAEDVSHSWMAGDTAPPRTARTLPDPGREGAYTWCKAPRLHGEAVEVGALARQLVDGHPLIRDLVAATGGNVLTRVVARLLESARILLAMQRWTDALIPGEPFHNPAAPLADAEGIGLTEAARGSLGHWVRIEGGRIRNYQIVSPTTWNFSPRDAAGQPGALEQALTGTPVDSPRHPRKIAVQHVVRSFDPCMVCTAH, from the coding sequence GTGCAGCTCGACGTCGGCGACGGCCAGGTCGACGCGGCCTGGGTGAACTCGCCGCTGTACCGCGGCTTCGAGCAGATCCTGCTGGGCAAGATTCCCGATGACGCTCTGGTCTATGCGCCGCGGGTCTGCGGCATCTGCTCGGTCTCGCAGTCGGTGGCCGCGGCGTTCGCACTGGGCGACGCCTACCGTGCGGAGACCCCACCCAACGGCGTCCTCGCGCTCGACCTGATCCATGCTGCGGAAAACCTGATCGACCACCTGACTCACTTCTACCTGTTCTTCATGCCGGACTTCGCGCGCCCCGAATACACCGCCCAGCCCTGGCACGCCGACATCCACGCGCGCTTTCGCGCCATCGAGGGCAGCGCCGCACCCGAGTTCCTGCAGGCGCGCACCGCGTTCATGCACCTCATGGGCCTGCTGGCCGGCAAGTGGCCGCACAGCCTCGCCATCCAGCCCGGCGGTTGCACCCGAGCGGTATCCGCGCGCGAGCGCCTGCATCTGGGCAACATCGTCGGCGCCTTCCGCCGATTCCTGGAACAACGCGTCTTCGCCGCGCCCCTGGACGAGATCGTCGCCCTCGACGGCCGCGACGCGCTGCTGCACTGGCAGGCGGCACAGGCCGGGCAGCCCGGCGATCTCGCCCGCTTTCTCGCCCTCGGCGAGGCCCTCGAACTGCACACCCTGGGCCGCGCCGCCGACCGCTTCATGAGCTTCGGCGCCTACCGCGAAGCTGACGGGGCACCACTCTTCGCGCGCGGCGTGTGGCGCGACGGCGGCCTGGACTCGCTCGACGTCGACGGCATCGCCGAGGACGTCAGCCACAGCTGGATGGCGGGCGACACGGCACCGCCGCGCACGGCGCGCACCCTGCCCGACCCGGGGCGCGAAGGCGCCTACACCTGGTGCAAGGCACCGCGTCTGCACGGCGAGGCGGTCGAGGTCGGCGCGCTCGCGCGCCAGCTCGTCGACGGCCATCCGCTGATCCGCGACCTCGTCGCCGCCACCGGCGGCAACGTGCTCACCCGTGTCGTCGCGCGCCTGCTGGAAAGCGCGCGCATCCTGCTGGCGATGCAGCGCTGGACCGATGCACTGATCCCGGGCGAACCGTTCCACAACCCCGCCGCCCCGCTGGCCGACGCCGAGGGCATCGGCCTGACCGAGGCGGCGCGCGGCAGTCTCGGGCACTGGGTGCGGATCGAGGGCGGGCGCATCCGCAACTATCAGATCGTCTCGCCCACCACCTGGAATTTCTCGCCGCGCGACGCCGCCGGCCAACCCGGCGCGCTGGAGCAGGCGCTGACCGGGACGCCGGTGGACTCGCCGCGCCATCCGCGGAAGATCGCCGTCCAGCATGTGGTCCGCTCCTTCGACCCCTGCATGGTGTGCACGGCACACTGA
- a CDS encoding hydrogenase small subunit, with translation MAIETFYDVMRRQGISRRSFLKFCSLTATTLGLSPAFVPKIAWAMENTPRTPVLWMHGLECTCCSESFIRSGNPLAKDVILSMISLDYDDTLMASAGFQAEACMEEAIAKYKGNYILAVEGNPPLNEDGMFCITGGKPFIEKLRHAAKHAKHVIAWGACASWGCVQAARPNPTRATPIHKVLDNPVIKVPGCPPIAEVMTGVITYMLTFGHPPELDRQGRPKMFYGQRNHDKCYRRAHFDAGEFVESWDDQGAREGYCLYKMGCKGPTTYNACSTIRWNGDTSWPVHSGHGCFGCSENGFWDKGSFYDRLTDIHAFGIDANANQIGGTAAAVVGGGVAAHAAVTAVVRARRNSKNKKQHDDHSGDNNA, from the coding sequence ATGGCGATAGAAACCTTCTACGACGTGATGCGTCGCCAGGGCATCAGCCGACGCAGCTTTCTCAAGTTCTGCAGCCTGACCGCCACCACGCTGGGCCTCAGCCCGGCCTTCGTACCCAAAATCGCCTGGGCGATGGAAAACACACCGCGCACGCCGGTGCTGTGGATGCATGGCCTGGAGTGCACCTGCTGCTCCGAGTCGTTCATCCGCTCCGGAAACCCGCTGGCCAAGGACGTGATCCTCTCCATGATCTCGCTGGACTATGACGACACACTGATGGCCTCCGCCGGCTTCCAGGCCGAAGCCTGCATGGAAGAGGCCATCGCCAAATACAAGGGCAACTACATTCTCGCCGTCGAAGGCAATCCACCACTGAACGAGGACGGCATGTTCTGCATCACCGGCGGCAAGCCTTTCATCGAAAAGCTACGGCACGCTGCCAAACACGCCAAGCACGTCATCGCCTGGGGCGCCTGCGCTTCATGGGGTTGCGTGCAGGCTGCACGGCCCAATCCGACGCGTGCCACGCCGATCCACAAAGTGCTCGACAATCCGGTCATCAAGGTGCCGGGCTGCCCGCCCATCGCCGAGGTCATGACCGGCGTCATCACCTACATGCTCACCTTCGGCCATCCGCCGGAACTCGACCGCCAGGGCCGGCCGAAGATGTTCTACGGCCAGCGCAACCACGACAAGTGCTATCGCCGCGCCCACTTCGACGCCGGCGAGTTCGTCGAATCCTGGGACGACCAGGGCGCGCGCGAGGGCTACTGCCTGTACAAAATGGGCTGCAAGGGCCCGACCACGTACAACGCCTGCTCCACCATCCGCTGGAACGGCGACACCTCGTGGCCGGTGCATTCCGGGCACGGCTGTTTCGGCTGTTCCGAAAACGGTTTCTGGGACAAGGGTTCGTTCTACGACCGGCTGACCGACATCCACGCCTTCGGCATCGATGCCAACGCCAACCAGATCGGTGGCACCGCGGCCGCCGTCGTCGGTGGGGGCGTAGCCGCGCATGCGGCCGTCACCGCGGTCGTGCGTGCGCGGCGCAACTCCAAGAACAAGAAACAGCATGACGACCACTCAGGAGACAACAACGCATGA
- a CDS encoding nickel-dependent hydrogenase large subunit, whose translation MSVIKTPNGFTLNDSGRRVVVDPVTRIEGHMRCEVNLDKSNVIRNAVSSGTMFRGLEIILKGRDPRDAWAFVERICGVCTGTHALTSVRAVEDALDIKIPENANTIRNIMQLTLMVHDHLVHFYQLHAFDWVDVISSLKADPKATSALAQSLSPWPKSSPGYFRDVQNRLKRFVDSGQLGLFKNGYWGNPAYKLPPEGNLMAVAHYLEALDFQREIVKIHTIYGGKNPHPNWLVGGVPCAINMDEAMAAGAPVNMVRLNHISDIINRSIDFIDNVLLPDIHAVALYYKDWLYGGGLSNQNVLAYGDMPDRANDYSTANLLMPRGAIINGDLSHVYDVDLRDPEQVREFVDHSWYKYPQANESLHPWEGITDPEYVLGPHTVGTRTDIKQLDEGAKYSWIKAPRWKGHAMEVGPLARHIIGYAKGMPEWKEPVDKFLKDNGLAFNALFSTLGRTAARALEASWSAHKMRYFQDKLMANLKAGDTSTANVDKWDPSTWPSKAKGVGFAAAPRGALGHWVKIRDGKIELYQAVVPTTWNGSPRDPKENIGAFEAALMNTPMANPEQPLEILRTLHSFDPCLACSTHIMSPDGEERSSVKVS comes from the coding sequence ATGAGCGTCATCAAGACCCCCAACGGTTTTACCTTGAACGACAGCGGGCGACGCGTCGTGGTCGATCCGGTCACGCGGATCGAAGGCCACATGCGCTGCGAGGTCAACCTCGACAAGAGCAATGTGATCCGCAACGCGGTATCCAGCGGCACCATGTTCCGCGGCCTCGAAATCATCCTCAAGGGTCGCGACCCGCGCGATGCCTGGGCCTTCGTCGAGCGCATCTGCGGCGTGTGCACCGGCACCCACGCGCTCACTTCGGTGCGCGCGGTGGAGGACGCGCTCGACATCAAGATTCCCGAGAACGCCAACACCATCCGCAACATCATGCAGCTCACGCTGATGGTGCACGACCACCTCGTGCACTTCTACCAACTGCACGCGTTCGACTGGGTGGATGTCATCTCCTCGCTCAAAGCCGACCCCAAGGCAACCTCCGCCCTGGCGCAGAGCCTGTCGCCGTGGCCGAAATCCTCACCCGGCTACTTCCGCGACGTGCAAAATCGCCTCAAGCGCTTCGTCGACAGCGGCCAGCTCGGCCTGTTCAAGAACGGCTATTGGGGCAATCCGGCCTACAAGCTACCGCCGGAAGGCAACCTGATGGCGGTCGCGCATTATCTGGAAGCGCTCGACTTCCAGCGCGAAATTGTCAAGATCCATACTATCTACGGCGGCAAGAACCCGCATCCGAACTGGCTCGTCGGCGGCGTACCCTGTGCCATCAACATGGACGAGGCCATGGCAGCGGGAGCTCCTGTGAACATGGTGCGGCTCAACCACATTTCCGACATCATCAACCGTTCCATCGATTTCATCGACAACGTGTTGCTGCCCGACATCCATGCCGTCGCCTTGTATTACAAGGACTGGCTGTACGGTGGCGGCCTGTCGAACCAGAACGTGCTGGCCTATGGCGATATGCCCGATCGTGCCAACGATTATTCGACGGCCAACCTGCTCATGCCGCGCGGCGCCATCATCAACGGCGACCTGTCGCATGTCTACGATGTCGATCTGCGCGATCCGGAACAGGTGCGCGAGTTCGTCGACCACTCCTGGTACAAGTACCCGCAGGCCAACGAATCGCTGCATCCCTGGGAAGGTATCACCGACCCGGAATACGTGCTGGGGCCGCACACCGTCGGCACGCGCACCGACATCAAGCAACTGGACGAAGGCGCCAAGTATTCCTGGATCAAGGCGCCGCGCTGGAAAGGCCACGCCATGGAAGTCGGCCCGCTGGCCCGCCACATCATCGGCTACGCCAAGGGCATGCCAGAGTGGAAGGAACCGGTAGACAAGTTCCTCAAGGATAACGGATTGGCGTTCAACGCCCTGTTCTCCACCCTGGGGCGCACCGCCGCGCGCGCCCTCGAAGCGTCTTGGTCGGCGCACAAGATGCGCTATTTCCAGGACAAGCTGATGGCCAACCTCAAAGCCGGCGACACGTCCACCGCCAACGTCGATAAGTGGGATCCGTCCACCTGGCCCAGCAAAGCCAAGGGCGTCGGCTTCGCCGCCGCACCGCGTGGCGCACTCGGCCACTGGGTCAAGATCCGCGACGGTAAGATCGAACTCTATCAGGCCGTGGTGCCAACGACCTGGAACGGCTCGCCGCGTGATCCGAAGGAAAACATCGGTGCGTTCGAGGCAGCGCTCATGAATACACCCATGGCCAACCCTGAACAGCCGCTCGAGATCCTGCGCACGCTGCACAGCTTCGATCCCTGCCTGGCCTGTTCGACCCACATCATGTCGCCTGACGGCGAAGAACGCAGCAGCGTCAAAGTGAGCTGA
- the cybH gene encoding Ni/Fe-hydrogenase, b-type cytochrome subunit yields MNESVNLKPVYVYEAPVRLWHWINAGTIVVLAITGYLIGSPLPSLSGQASQHFLMGYIIFAHITAAYIFAVGFLGRIYWAIVGNRYAHELFVPPLLSPRWWKGLISEVRWYLFMDKESHVFVGHNPLAQSAMFFMFVLGSLFMLITGFALYAEMLGPNSWAQWAFGWVLPLVGGNPQTLHTWHHLGMWLIVCFVIAHVYVAIREDIVSRQTMVSTMINGWRLFKPNPDASEHERP; encoded by the coding sequence ATGAACGAAAGCGTCAACCTGAAACCGGTTTACGTCTACGAAGCCCCCGTCAGACTATGGCACTGGATCAACGCCGGAACCATTGTCGTACTGGCAATCACCGGCTATCTGATCGGTAGCCCACTGCCGTCGCTGTCCGGGCAGGCCAGCCAGCATTTTCTGATGGGCTACATCATCTTCGCCCATATCACCGCCGCCTATATTTTCGCCGTCGGCTTTCTAGGACGTATCTACTGGGCGATCGTGGGCAACCGTTACGCGCATGAGCTGTTCGTGCCGCCGCTGCTCAGCCCACGCTGGTGGAAAGGCCTGATCTCCGAGGTGCGCTGGTATCTGTTCATGGACAAGGAGTCGCACGTCTTCGTCGGCCACAACCCGCTGGCCCAGTCCGCCATGTTCTTCATGTTCGTGCTTGGCAGCCTGTTTATGCTGATCACCGGCTTCGCCCTATACGCCGAGATGTTAGGGCCGAACAGCTGGGCGCAATGGGCCTTCGGCTGGGTACTGCCCCTGGTCGGCGGCAACCCGCAAACTCTCCACACCTGGCACCATCTCGGCATGTGGTTAATCGTCTGCTTCGTCATCGCCCACGTTTACGTCGCCATACGCGAAGACATCGTCTCGCGCCAAACCATGGTCAGCACCATGATCAACGGCTGGCGGTTGTTCAAGCCAAATCCGGATGCATCCGAGCACGAGAGGCCCTGA
- a CDS encoding HyaD/HybD family hydrogenase maturation endopeptidase, which yields MSSTANDAAPQILILGIGNILWADEGFGVRAVDRLHREYLFPETVHLLDGGTQGLYLLEHVQDADILIVFDAVDYGLPPGMLKLIRDAEVPRFMGAKKMSLHQAGFEEVLATADLTGRLPERLVLIGVQPVELDDYGGSLREAVKAQIDPAIRIALECLDAFGIGYERRTQPLPETDGLSGRELTMGDYEASRPDADEAWRHGDSRFFNPLV from the coding sequence ATGAGTTCCACCGCAAACGACGCCGCCCCGCAGATTCTGATCCTCGGCATCGGCAACATCCTGTGGGCCGACGAAGGCTTCGGCGTGCGCGCCGTCGACCGGTTGCACCGCGAATACCTCTTTCCAGAAACGGTGCACCTGCTCGACGGCGGCACCCAGGGGCTTTACCTGCTCGAACACGTGCAGGACGCCGACATCCTGATCGTGTTCGACGCCGTCGACTACGGCCTGCCGCCCGGCATGCTGAAGCTGATCCGCGACGCCGAGGTGCCGCGCTTCATGGGCGCGAAGAAGATGAGCCTGCATCAGGCCGGCTTCGAGGAAGTGCTGGCGACCGCCGACCTTACCGGCCGCCTACCGGAACGGCTCGTGCTGATCGGCGTGCAACCGGTCGAACTGGACGACTACGGCGGTAGCCTGCGCGAGGCCGTGAAAGCTCAGATCGATCCGGCCATCCGCATCGCCCTGGAGTGCTTGGACGCATTCGGCATCGGCTACGAGCGCCGCACGCAGCCCTTGCCGGAAACGGACGGACTAAGTGGCCGTGAGCTAACCATGGGCGACTACGAAGCCAGCCGTCCGGATGCCGACGAAGCCTGGCGTCACGGCGATTCCCGTTTTTTTAACCCACTCGTTTGA
- a CDS encoding HypC/HybG/HupF family hydrogenase formation chaperone, which yields MCIGIPMQIVAVDSNGTTWCTRDGEDRSEVDIGLVGPQPPGTWLLVFLGSAREVLTEDSARTIAQALDGVAAALAGGDFEHFFADLIDREPQLPQHLRPTATSDVHEDSST from the coding sequence ATGTGCATTGGCATCCCCATGCAAATAGTGGCGGTCGACAGTAACGGCACCACATGGTGTACGCGTGACGGCGAGGATCGCAGCGAAGTCGACATCGGCCTGGTCGGCCCCCAGCCACCAGGCACCTGGCTGCTGGTGTTTCTGGGCAGCGCTCGGGAGGTGTTAACCGAAGACTCTGCACGCACCATCGCGCAAGCGCTGGACGGCGTGGCCGCGGCCCTTGCCGGTGGTGATTTCGAGCATTTCTTCGCCGACCTCATCGACCGCGAACCGCAACTGCCACAGCACCTGCGCCCCACGGCGACTTCCGACGTTCACGAGGATTCCAGCACATGA
- a CDS encoding thioredoxin domain-containing protein: protein MSMTLIDRLTDVHDYPRLDADNFEQFVEQTPQCALFFTEDPTSFPESNDVAVILPELAQRFGGSFTPAVVARTYEREVSKRYGVREWPTLVFLRRGEYLGAIARVQNWSEYLEQIQGILTSAPQRLPTVGIPVVAAASQRSEEAQS, encoded by the coding sequence ATGAGCATGACCCTGATCGACCGCTTGACCGACGTCCACGACTACCCTCGGCTCGACGCGGACAACTTCGAGCAGTTCGTCGAGCAGACGCCACAATGTGCACTGTTCTTCACCGAAGATCCGACCAGCTTCCCGGAAAGCAACGATGTCGCCGTCATCCTGCCCGAACTTGCGCAGCGCTTCGGCGGCAGCTTCACCCCTGCAGTAGTCGCCCGCACTTACGAACGCGAGGTCAGCAAACGCTACGGCGTACGCGAATGGCCGACCCTGGTATTCCTGCGCCGCGGCGAATATCTCGGCGCCATCGCCCGCGTGCAGAACTGGAGCGAGTATCTAGAACAAATTCAGGGAATCCTGACCAGTGCGCCGCAGCGCCTGCCCACCGTCGGCATCCCCGTGGTCGCCGCGGCCAGTCAACGTTCCGAGGAGGCACAGTCATGA
- a CDS encoding hydrogenase expression/formation protein, with product MKPIDIPIVAIGPGSQDATEDETLNYPILPKEMDTYVPPLLPEGDELARAPRALAALYELLQCVEHARTDTAKRFIDVSDFDAAQRELLDQILGEGEVSIRVQDTHEWLIQESVFAGIWRVRQPATGTDLVEVGSIPDAVLEHGLSGAAPRLDFVAGAAPAGTINSPSLLVELAAKQAEWRVGMEPHVINFTLLPHSPEDLDYLNAVLGQGRTLILSRGYGNCRITATGISHIWWVQYYNSVDNLILNTLEVVDVPAVALAAREDLEDTAVRLREVLEATQ from the coding sequence ATGAAGCCTATCGACATCCCCATCGTCGCCATCGGCCCCGGCAGCCAGGATGCCACGGAAGACGAGACGCTCAATTACCCGATCCTCCCCAAGGAAATGGACACCTACGTCCCACCGCTGCTGCCAGAGGGCGACGAACTGGCCCGTGCGCCGCGCGCGCTCGCCGCCCTGTACGAACTTTTGCAATGCGTGGAACACGCGCGCACCGACACCGCCAAACGGTTCATCGACGTTTCCGACTTCGACGCCGCACAGCGCGAACTGCTCGACCAGATTCTCGGCGAGGGCGAAGTCAGCATCCGCGTGCAGGACACCCACGAATGGCTGATTCAGGAATCGGTGTTCGCCGGCATCTGGCGCGTGCGTCAGCCGGCTACCGGCACCGATCTCGTCGAGGTCGGCAGCATCCCCGACGCCGTGCTCGAACACGGTCTGAGCGGTGCGGCCCCACGCCTCGACTTCGTCGCAGGCGCCGCGCCGGCAGGTACCATCAACTCCCCGTCCCTGCTGGTCGAGTTGGCCGCCAAGCAAGCCGAGTGGCGTGTCGGCATGGAGCCGCACGTGATCAACTTCACCCTCCTGCCGCACAGCCCGGAGGACCTCGACTACCTGAACGCCGTACTCGGCCAGGGCCGCACGCTGATCCTCTCCCGCGGCTACGGCAACTGCCGCATCACCGCCACCGGCATTAGCCATATCTGGTGGGTGCAGTACTACAACTCCGTCGACAACCTCATCCTCAACACCCTGGAGGTCGTCGACGTGCCTGCCGTGGCGCTCGCCGCACGCGAGGACCTGGAGGACACCGCCGTACGTCTGCGCGAAGTGCTGGAGGCGACGCAATGA
- a CDS encoding rubredoxin encodes MSAPMKTFEGSFLGDDSKIADDARMECKICWYVYDPAEGDPVWQIPEGTPFSALPDHWRCPECDGSKEQFMVLMED; translated from the coding sequence ATGAGCGCGCCGATGAAAACCTTCGAAGGCTCGTTCCTCGGCGACGACAGCAAGATCGCCGACGACGCCCGCATGGAATGCAAGATTTGCTGGTACGTCTACGACCCGGCCGAGGGCGATCCCGTGTGGCAGATACCGGAAGGCACGCCCTTCTCGGCCCTTCCGGACCACTGGCGCTGCCCGGAATGCGACGGAAGCAAGGAGCAGTTCATGGTGCTGATGGAGGACTGA
- the hybE gene encoding [NiFe]-hydrogenase assembly chaperone HybE, producing MPALAAAVARLEETFRRIERERMCDMPLLNPALRVEAIDFRAQDDGWLGALITPWFINLVILPRDAAAWDALAPTATVRESLPMGECEFLVGRDEELGTYKSCALFSPALEFEDQEAARATARAALDTVRAAPTSAPAARESAGLSRRAFLRGEFRRTPP from the coding sequence ATGCCAGCACTCGCTGCCGCCGTCGCCCGCCTCGAAGAGACCTTCCGCCGCATCGAACGCGAACGGATGTGCGACATGCCGCTGCTCAACCCGGCGTTGCGGGTGGAGGCGATTGACTTCCGGGCCCAGGACGACGGCTGGCTGGGCGCACTGATCACGCCCTGGTTCATCAACCTCGTCATCCTGCCGCGTGATGCTGCGGCCTGGGATGCGCTCGCGCCGACGGCGACCGTGCGCGAGAGCCTGCCCATGGGCGAATGCGAATTTCTCGTCGGCCGCGACGAAGAGCTGGGTACCTACAAAAGCTGCGCGCTGTTCTCCCCGGCCCTTGAATTCGAGGACCAGGAGGCCGCCCGCGCCACGGCGCGCGCCGCGCTGGATACCGTCCGGGCCGCGCCGACGTCGGCACCGGCAGCACGCGAATCCGCCGGCCTCAGCCGCCGCGCCTTCCTGCGCGGCGAATTCCGCCGCACGCCGCCATGA
- a CDS encoding nickel-dependent hydrogenase large subunit encodes MSAPHAVDPAGRLHIVLEHDAAGIVAVDIRSTRPAYASRALIGRTPAEAVRLAPLLFSLCGGAQRVAALAACADAQGIEATPAERDARGFALELERVREHALRLLMDWPQALGLEAWRDAAAQLFALHRRMADAGEDGLQATREASRALEAFVRRRVLGDVAGWTALTETDGEADGTGQTALERLLRRLAARGWQALGAGTGSVPLEDFDQAEWRSRLAHAAASYALFPHIDGEARETTPYSRQREAPAVAAATRRWGDGLTARLLALACELDFSLAKLQDYLEWSVDVSPPQAAEGAPDASGEGIGIVQAARGQLIHRVSLSQGRIRDYRIVAPTEWNFHPRGAAARALSCLPFRDTESCAAQARALICAVDPCVEYELDIRRHA; translated from the coding sequence ATGAGCGCGCCGCACGCCGTCGACCCGGCCGGCCGGCTGCACATCGTGCTCGAACACGACGCAGCCGGCATCGTCGCGGTCGACATCCGCTCCACCCGCCCGGCATACGCCTCCCGCGCGCTGATCGGGCGCACGCCCGCCGAGGCCGTGCGCCTCGCCCCGCTGCTGTTCAGCCTGTGCGGCGGCGCTCAGCGCGTGGCCGCGCTCGCCGCCTGCGCCGACGCTCAGGGCATCGAGGCGACACCCGCCGAGCGCGATGCACGCGGCTTCGCACTGGAACTGGAGCGCGTGCGCGAACATGCCCTGCGCCTGCTCATGGACTGGCCGCAGGCGCTCGGCCTGGAGGCCTGGCGCGACGCCGCGGCACAGCTGTTTGCCCTGCACCGCCGGATGGCCGACGCTGGCGAGGACGGTCTCCAGGCGACGCGGGAGGCGTCACGGGCGCTGGAAGCCTTCGTGCGCCGGCGAGTGCTGGGCGACGTGGCCGGCTGGACCGCACTGACGGAAACGGACGGCGAGGCCGACGGCACCGGACAAACCGCGCTGGAGCGTCTGCTGCGCCGTCTGGCGGCACGTGGCTGGCAGGCGCTCGGCGCCGGTACCGGCAGCGTCCCGCTGGAGGACTTCGACCAGGCCGAATGGCGGTCGCGTCTCGCGCATGCGGCGGCCAGCTACGCGCTGTTCCCGCACATCGACGGCGAGGCGCGCGAAACCACGCCCTATTCGCGTCAGCGCGAGGCGCCGGCAGTAGCCGCCGCGACGCGACGCTGGGGCGACGGCCTCACCGCGCGTCTGCTGGCGCTGGCCTGCGAGTTGGATTTTTCCCTGGCAAAGCTGCAGGATTACCTGGAATGGTCGGTCGACGTCTCTCCGCCCCAGGCGGCGGAAGGCGCGCCGGACGCATCGGGCGAGGGAATCGGCATCGTGCAAGCTGCCAGAGGCCAACTGATACACCGCGTTTCGCTGTCGCAGGGACGCATCCGGGACTACCGGATCGTGGCGCCCACGGAATGGAACTTCCACCCGCGCGGCGCCGCCGCCCGTGCCCTCTCCTGCCTGCCGTTCCGCGACACGGAAAGCTGTGCGGCGCAGGCGCGCGCGCTGATCTGCGCCGTCGACCCCTGCGTCGAATACGAACTGGACATCCGCCGCCATGCATGA